GAGCGCGCGGGCCTGACGGAGTACCAGTCGGCCGTGTACCTCGGACTGCTGGACCAGGGGACGGCGCCGGTCGTCGACGTGGCCGAGCGGGCCGGCGTGCCCACCTCGCAGGTGTACGACGTGGTGCGGACGCTGGAGGACCGCGGGTTCGTCGAGACCGTCGAGGGGGACCGCCTGCACGCCCGTGCGGACGAACCCGGCGACGTGCTCGACGAACTGCGCTCGACGGGGGAGCTGCTGGCCGACGCCGCCGACGAGATCGAGGACCGCTGGGAGCGGCCCGACCCCAGCGAACACCGCGTCAGCGTCGTCAAGCGCCGGCGGACCGTCGTCGAGAACGCCCGCGTCGCCATCGAGGACGCCGCGGTGTCCGTCGAGTTCGGCGGGAGCGCCGCGCAGTTCGCCGAACTCCGGCCCGCGCTGGCGGCCGCCGCCGAGCGCGGCGTCGTCGTCCACGCGTCGGTCAACGGCCCCATCTCCGACACCGACGTGTCCGCCGAGACGCTCGCCGACAGCCCCATCACCGAAGTCCGACACTCCCACTCGCCCGGCTCCTTCCTCACCGTCGTCGACCGCCGGCAGGGCTTCCTCTCGCCGAACGTCCACGCCGACGAGGAGTACGGCGTCCAGGTCGGCGACGACCTGCTGACCTTCCTCTTTCACTGGTCGTTTCTCACCTGCGGGTGGGTCCCCGCAGAGCAGGTACACGTCGCCGAGCCCGACGAGACGGCCTACATCAGCATCGAGGAGTTCGTCCGCCACGCCGCCGTCTGCTGGAGCGAGGGCGCGACCGTCACCGTCGTCGTCCGCGGGCGCGACACCGACACCGGAGACCCCGTTCAGATCCGCGGCGAGTTGGTCGACATTCGCTTCGGCCCCGACAACGGTACCGTCGCCGACCCCTCCTACGACGAACTCGGCGGCACCGTCTCTATCGTCCTCGATACCGTCGAAGGCGACGTCGAGGTCGGCGGCTGGGGCGCCGTCACCGAGGACGTAGAGGCCGAGGTCGTCCGCGTCGAAGGGGTCTCGGAGTAACCGGGCGAGCGGGCCGCCAGCGACCGTGCCCGCGGCTTCCCGCGCTCACGCCCTCACTCCCGCGACCACCGCAGCCCGACCGGCTCGGCGGGCGCGTCCAGCGGACTCGCCGGCACGTCCGCGTGCGGCTCGGGGCTGTGGTAGGCGCTGGGCGCGATGTCGTTCGGTCCATCGGGGTAGAACGCCGACGCGACGGCGTGGAGGTGTTCGCGGCCGACGCCGAGTTCGTACTGGCCGCCGCCGTACAGCGCGATGTCGCGCTCCAGGCAGTACTCGATCGTCTCCAGCAGGTCGGAAACGGTGCCGAACCGCGAGGGCTTGACGTTGAGCCACTCCGGCTCGATCGGCAGGGCCTCGACGCTTTCCACGTCGACGACCGGGTAGTCCCAGGAGAGTCGGTCGGCCACGCCGTCGAGGATCGCCCGGGTCTCGTCGGTGAACTTCGCGTCTTCCAGCACGGCGTCGGGGAACGCCTCGGCGACCTGCCGGTAGCGCTCGGGGTCGGCGTCGGTGTCGACCTCGGTCCCCTCGTAGTAGCTCTTCAGGTCGAGGATGCGCACGCGGTCGGTCGCCGCCAGGTCGTCCATCAGCTCGGGCGTCCACGCGTCGGTCGGGTCGAGCTTGAACTCCATGTCGGGGTCGACGTCGAGCCACTCGTGGATCCGCTCGGCCGAGGGGTCGCCGCCGGTGTCGAGTCGCGTCGAGACGACGAACCGAACCGGGTCGTAGCTCCGGTCGAGCGCCGCGGCGAAGGTGGTGTCGGCCTGTCGCAGTGCCAGGTCCAGCGCCGCGCTCTCGACGGCCCACCGGCGGTAGTGGCGCGACACCTCGCGCTCGGGCGGCTCGGGGAACAGATCTACGTCGTCCAGCGCCGTCGAGAACCCGTCGAAGGTGTACTCCCCCGCGAACGCCCAGTCGAGAGCGCCGCGCTCGTGGGCGTCGCGCAGGCGATCGTGGTCCTCGGTGTCGTAGGCCACGCCCTCGCCGCGGCCGACCGCGCCGTCGGGGCCGCGCAGTTCGACGACGGTCGTCACGCGCGTGAACCCGGCGGAGGTGTCCATCTCGTGGCGGTCGAGGTCGAACCCCTCGACCGCGAGGGGCAGATCCGCGATCCGGTCGTATAGGTCGCTCATACCGCCCCTTCGGACGGAACCCGGTTAACCCTGGTTCAACCGGCAGGGGGCCGCGACCGTCCGGACCCCGGTGGTCCGACCGGTCCGGAGAAGCAACGCTTAAACGCGGTGACGAGGAAGGGCGGGTATGCCCAAGTTCGAACCCGCGGAACGACGCGAGCTCGAGAAGCAGATCTGCATGCGCTGCAACGCCCGCAACTCCGTCGAGGCCGAGAGCTGCCGCAAGTGCGGCTACAAGAATCTCCGCCGCAAGAGCAAAGAGCGCCGCAACGCTTGACATCCTCCCCGCGCTGAAGCGCGAGGATTCCTCCGTTGGGGGTTCGGCTATGCCGATTCCACGGAGGCAACTTGCGGGTTTGTGCGCACTTCTTTGGGACTTTCGTGAGGGTGTGGTTTCCCCGACCAGTCGTGGTCGTCCCACTCGAATCGCACGGGCCGTGCCATCGGCCTGACTTCCGTATCACTGTGTTCTCGAAGGAACGTCTCTGACGCCGTGAGGTCGGCGTGCCCCTCGAAGCCACACGGACACGTCAGCGTATCCCCGTGGCGAACCGTCTCCTCGTGGTCGCCACATTTGGGACACGTCTGACTCGTCCACGCTTCTGACTCGGCTTCAAGGCTGATTCCGTACTCCTCACAGACACACGCGAGACGGTGGATGAACTTCTTGAACGCCCAGAAGTTGTGCGTCTTCTCGTTCACCCTGACCGACCAGTGCGTTTCCAGCACATCGGTCAAATCGCCCACGTACACCGTCGATACGCCCTCCTCGTACAGCCGTTCAACGAGGTCGCGCACTAGCGCGTTCTGTGCGTGGTCACGGCGTTTTGTCCGCTGTCGGTACAGCCGTCGAATCCGTTTGGAACTATAGCGTCTCTCACGTAGTTTCGACTGTAGGCGGGCGATTTCGTCAGTCGTTTCACGGAACCGTCCGAACAACTCCCGACCGTCGTAGAGGTACTGGGAACCAGTAGTCGTGGAACAGGCAACGAGATTGTTTGCGCCAACATCAAGGGCGGCTTCGTGAGAAGCCAGTGGTGAATCCAGTCGAGAATCAGGCACGGTGACTGGTTGAAAAGCCCTGAACGTGTCGCTCACCTCGTCGTACTCAAGTTCCAGACGACCTTGTTCGCCGTCCCACTTCGGGTTGCCTCGGACTCCGAGGCGGAGTCGTTCGTGGTAGCCGAGTCCGTATTCGTCTTTCAGTTCTTGCCCGACGGGGATTTCGAGACGCGACCGCTTGCCCCACTGAATCGTGTACTGGTTGCACCGAATATAGGTACGGAGTTCGTGTCCGTCCTCTTCGTTGCCCCAGTACGACGGTGGGTTAGCGCCCTCGCCTTTCTCTTTGAGGGCGAAGAACGACCGCCACGCTTCGCTGTTCTTGCGTGTGACCTGTTGGACGGTTGCGCTTCCGACGACGCCGTTGTAGCGTCCACGGTATTCGGAAGTGTCCCACACGTCGCCGTCACCGAAGTAGTTCTGACGGCGTTCGTAGGTCAGTTCGTTCCACAGAGAGGCGGACGCATCGAGTAGCCGTAGAAGGCACTCTTTGTCGTTTTCGGTCTGTGGCACCACCTCGAAGGTGTTGACTCGCTTCATTCGTCGCCACCTTCCTGTTCAGCGATGTATCGTTCAACAGCGTCTTTCGAGGTGCTTCCTGCTGTCCCGACATAGTAGGAACGAGTCCACTTCACGCGGTCGTCGTACCGCTGATTGTACTTCCGCGCCGAGATGCCCTTGACCCAGTTGACGATGAGTGAGGGGGCGTTCTTGGGTGGACTCCCGATGAATAGGTGTACGTGGTCAGGCATGACCTCGGACTCGGCCAGTTCGAGGTCTTTGTCCTCACAGATTTCCGCAAAGATGGTTTCGAGACGTTCCTTTGTCTTCCCCGTCAAGTGCGAACGCCGATATTTCGGCACGAACACTATGTGGTAGTAGAGTTCGTATTTCGCGTGACGGGTACTCTTTACCATCTATGTATACTATTGTGACCGAATGGCTTAACGATTGCGTTGGAACCCCGTCTATGCCGTAGTCGGTGGTTGAATACTATTGGTTGGCTTCATCCCCGCGCTGAAGCGCGAGGCTTTCGCCTTGAATTTCCGTAACTCGGCCGTTCTCTCTTTCGCTCTCTCCCTCTCGCCGCGTCAGCGACGCCACCGTTTCCGGTGGGGCGCGTTCGTACGATCGCTCGTCGAGCGGCCGGACCGTCACTCGTCGGGGTACTTCGGTTCGCGGCGTTCGGCCCGTCCGAGCGCCCGCTCGACGACCGCGCGCACGTCGCCCTCGAAGACGTCGCCGTGGCCGCTGTACATGTGCTTCACGCTCTCCGGCAGCCGCTCCAGGAGGTCCTCGATCGATTCGATGAGCCGTTCGCGGGACTGGCCGGCCATGTCGGTGCGGCCGAAGCTGCCGTCGTCGAAGGCGCCGTCGTCGTGGACGACCACGTCGCCGGAAAAGAGCGAGGCGTCCGAGACCAGCGAGACGTGGTCGTCGGCGTGGCCCGGCGTGAAGACGACCTCGCAGGTCTCCTCGCCGACGGTCACGGTGTCGCCGTCGGCGAGTTCGTCGGTGCGTCGCGGGTGGTCGGCGTAGGCGTACACCTCGGCGTCGAAGGCGTCGAGGACGGCGTCCAGTTGCGAGACGTGGTCGCCGTGCTGGTGGGTGAGGACCACGCGGTCGAGGTCGTCGGTGTACTCGGCGATCACGTCGACGACGCCGCTCATCGCGCCCGCGTCGACCAGCGTCGGCGACTCGCCGAGCGCGAGGTAGGCGTTGCTCGTGAACGTCTCGGCGTCGGCGGTGACGTTGACGACTTCCATGGTCGGTGTGTCGGTTGCCGTCCGCTTTAGTGTGGTGACGGACGAGGCGTCTCCGCTCGCCGCAGCCGCCCGCGGCGCTGCCGTTCTCGCCGCGGCTTCGACTCCCGAACCTCCGGAGAGGGTTTCGACCACCCACAGAGTCAAGCGGACGCCGCGTGCAAACGAGGCGCATGGGGCCCGAGTACGACTTCGACCTGGACGAGGAGCCGCGCACGCTCGACATCACAGATCTGGAACGCATCGAGCGGTACAAAGAGGCGGGCTACGGCGGCAGCGTCGCCGACGCGTTGTACAACGTCGGCGTCCGCCGGTTCGTCTTCGACCGGGACTTCTTCGGCGTCAACCGCGGCCAGACCCTCGCCGGGCGAGCGCTCCCGGTGAAACTGCACACCTACCCCAAGACCGACGAGGTCGAGGCGTACCTGGAGGAGAAGTGGGAGGAAGAGAACGACGGCGTCCACCCCCAGAAGGAACTGATGCGGACCGTCGAGGCGAAAGACGACGGGACGGTCCTCTGTTTCGACACGGGCGGGGACACCCAGCCGGCCCATTTCGGCGAGATGTCCTGCACGCTGGCGAAGGCCCACGGCGCCCGGGGGATGCTCTGTGCGGGGAACGTCCGCGACACCCGCTATATAAGCGAGATGGAGGAGTTCCCCGTCTACACGCGGGGGACGGTCCCGAACTGGCACGGCGGCTGGGAGATCATCGAGGTCGACCAGCCGATCCACGTCCCGGGCCACCTCTCCCATTACGTGACGATCCGGCCCGGCGACTTCGTGTTCGCCGACTTCGACGGCGCGCAGTTGATCCCCCGCGAAGTCGTCGACGAAGTGCTCCTCCGCGTCGAGGCGATCCACGAGTCGGAACAGGAGGAACGCCGGCAGATCGAGGAGGGGATGCCAATCGACGAGGTCTACGAGGAGTACGGCGTGCTCTGAGCGCGGTCGCTCGACGGGTCGGGGGCTGCCGACCGCCGAACGCGACCGGGGAACGAAGCGGATGATTTTTGATGGAGAGTGTCGTGGGCTGTGGTATGTCGACACAGAGCGCTCGCGACGGGGCGGCCGGGCGCGACGACGGCGGGCTCCCCGACGCCGTCCCCGTCTCGCTGGACCGGACGACGCGGCTCAGCTGGGAGCTGGGCGACCGCGTGACGAGCGGGGCCGACGCGACGCTGGCTGGCGAGTGGCGCTGTCACACGACACCGTGGGCGGTGGCCGTCTTCGACGTGACCGACCACACCGTCCTCGTCCGCGTCCGGACGCCGGTCGGCCGCGAACTGTTCTACGGCGCCGCCGACGCCGACCTGGCCGCGGCCCGCGACGCCCTCGCCGCGGCGCCAGACTGGGGTCGCCGGGACTGATACCGCGCCGCGGTCGACACCTCACAGCGGCCGCGCCGTCGCCGGCCTGTCGGCGACCGCTCGGCGACGTTCCGGGCGGAATCTCGCCGACTGCGCGCCTGCGCACACCTGCCCAAATCTTTTCGCCGCTTCGGCCGATATCGGGGTATGGAGTACGTCACGGCCGCAGGCGTCGACGTGCCGGCACTGGGATTCGGCACCGCCCGGATGGACGGCCACGAGGAGCGCCGCCGCGCCGTCTCGGCGGCGCTCGACGCGGGTTACCGGCACGTCGACACCGCCCAGATCTACGGGAGCGAGCCCGCGGTCGGCGAGGCCGTCCGCGAGTCGCCGGTCGACCGCGAGGAGCTGTTCGTCACGACGAAGCTCTCGCGGGACAACCGCGCGTACGACGACGCCGTCGCGTCGACCCGCGCGAGCCTCGACCGCCTCGACACCGACTACGTCGACTTGCTGCTCGTCCACTCGCCCAACGACGACGTGCCCCACGCCGAGACGCTGCGGGCGATGAACGACTGCCGGGACGACGGCCTCGTCCGCCACGTCGGCGTCTCGAACTTTTCGGTCGAACAGACCCGCGAGGCGATGGACGCCTCCGAGGCCCCGATCCTCACCAACCAGGTCGAGTACCACGTCCGGAAGCGCCGCGACGACCTCCTGCGCTTTTGCGTCGAGGAGGGCGTGATGCTGACCGCCTACAGCCCGCTCGACGTCGGCGGCCTCGCCGACGACGGCGCTCTCGCCGAGATCGGCGACCGCTACGGCAAGACCGCGAGTCAGGTCGCGCTCCGCTGGCTGGTCCAGCAGCCGATGGTCTCGGCGATCCCGATGTCCTCGAATCCCGAGCACGTCCGGGCGAACGTCGACGTCTTCGACTTCGAACTCACTGCCGACGAGATGGAACGACTGTTCGACCGGGGCGGCCCGATCGACGGGATCCGGTCGGCGCTCGGGCTGTAGGCGAGCGCTCGCTCCCCCTCCCGAGCGGTCGCCGGCCGAACGATTATCGCGTCGGCAGCGCAACCGGGAGCCATGGCCCGAGACCTCGACGACGTGGACCGGGGGATCCTCCACGCGCTGCAGGAGAACGCCAGGGAGGCGACGGCCGCCGAGATGGCGGACGCGGTGGGGGTCTCGGCCAGCACGGTCAGGAACCGGATCGAGCGCCTGGAGTCGACCGGCGTGGTCCGGGGGTATCATCCCGACATCGACTACGAGCGGGCGGGCTTCCAGCTGCACGTCTTCGTCGTCTGTCGCGCGGCGCCCCCCGACCGGTCGTCGCTGGCCGCGGAGCTACTGGAGCTGTCGGGCGTCGTCCGGGTTCGCGAGCTGTTGACCGGGACCGAGAACCTCCACGTCGAGGCGGTCGCCGCGGACTCCGCCGCCGTCGACGACCTCCTCGCGGCGATCACCGGCCTGGGGATCGAGATCGTCAGCTCCGACATCGTCAACACGACCCACGTCCAGCCGTTCGACCACTTCGGCGCCGACGCGGTCCCGGACGGCTGACGCCCACCGGTCGACGCGCGAACATGTCCGTGCGACGGCCAGTCGATCCCACGGGTCAGACCGGGGAGGGAACTGCGAATTCCGCAGATATATCGCCGCTCCCTACAGAATCTTGCGTACGCACCGCCACGGTTAAGCCGGTCGCTGTCGGACGGTCGCACGGTGATGGGTGATATGTTGAGCACCAAGGTAAGCACGGAGATCGCGGCGCGGGAAGGCGTCGACCCGCTGCAACTGGACGAGCCGCTCTACGACGTGATAGACGTCGGCGCGCTGGAACGGCTGGTCGAGACGGCCGGGCGACGGGGCGACGGGGAGTTCGAGGTCGAGTTCACGTACTACGGCTACGACGTGGCGGTCGACGGATCGGGCGAGGTTACCGTCACCGGCGGCCCGTCCGCCGCCGGCGACGCCGGCCGGGAATCGGCCGACCAGCCGGCCACCGGGCGATAGCCGCGAGCGCCTCGGTGGGTTGACCGCCGCGAGCGACTGCGCCGCCGTCGCGATGGGGGTGGCTCGGTGTCACGCGTCGGTCTCGACGCCGCGGATCTCGAAGCGCGCGCCGCCGGCCTCGCTCTCGACGATACCGACCGACCAGCCGTGGGCGTCGGCGATCTGTTCGACGATGGAGAGCCCGAAGCCGGTCCCCTCCGTCGCGGTCGAATAGCCGCTGGAGAACACGCGGTCGCGTTCGGCCTCGTCGATCCCCGGGCCGTCGTCGGCGACGAAGAAGCCCGACCCGTCGTCGAGTCGGCCGACCCGGACGGTCACGACCCCGGTCGAACCGTCGGTCGCCGGGTCGCCGGCCTCGGTCGCCTCGTCGGCGCGGGATCGGCCGCCGGTGGCCCCGTGCTCGACGGCGTCCTCGGGAGTTTGCGACCGAGGGCTCGTGGAACCGTGTTCCACGGCGTTCGCGAGCAGGTTCCCGAGCAGTTGCTGGAGGCGGCTCCGGTCGGCGCGGACGGCCGCGTCGGTCTCGATGACGAGGGTCGCCTCGGGGGTGCGGACGCTCCGCCAGCACGAGCGGGCGGCGTCGTCGAGGTCGACGGGCTCGATGTCGAGGACGGCCTTGCCCTCGCGGCCGAGCGTGAGCAGGTCCTCGATGAGCGCCTCCATGCGGTCGTGGGCGCGCTCGACGGCGTCGAGGTGGTCGCTGTCGCACTCCTCGCGGACGAAATCGAGCCGTGCCGTCGCGACCTGCAGGGGGTTGCGCAGGTCGTGAGAGACGATGCTCGCGAACTCGTCGAGGCGCTCGTTCTGCCGTTCGAGCTCCCGGCGGTGGCGCCGGGACTCGTCCTCGCGGGCGGCCCGGTCGAGGGCGGCCTCGACGGTGCTGGCGAAGACGTGCGCCAGCGACACGTCCACCTCGTCGAAGTCGGCGGGGTCGGTCGAGCCGACGACTGCGACGCCGTACTCGCCCAGCGGCAGGACGATCTCGCTCGACAGCGGCGTGTCGGGGTTGTAGCGGTCCGGCTCGTCGGTCAAGTCCTCGCAGACGACGATGTCGCCGGTCTCGAAGGCTTCCCAGGCGAGGCTCCCCTCGCCGTCGAAAGCGGGCATCTCGCCGAACAGCGCGTCGGCCGCCTCAGTCTGGACGACCGGGCGGAGCCGCTCGCCCGCGTCGTCGGCCAGCCAGACGCCGTTGACGTCGCGGCCGAGGACGGACCGGCCGATCTCGACGGCGTGTTCGGCGACGGTCTCGGGGTCCGGGGCGTCCATGAACCCCTCGGTCGCGTCCGTGAGCCCGGCGAGCGCGTCCTCGCGGCGCTTGCGCTCGGTGATATCCCGCGAGACGGCGAGATACCGGTCCGCACCGCGCAGGTCGACGCGGACCAGGTTGACCTCGACGGGGAACGTCGACCCGTCGGCCCGACGGTAGCGACCGTCGAACTTCCGCGACTCGCCGACGGCCATCCCGTCGAGCAGCGACCGCACGGCATCGGGGTCGGCCGTCTCGTCGACCTCCCAGACGGCCGTCCCGAGCAGGTCGTCCTCGTCGTAGCCCAGCGCGTCGCAGAGCCGCGGGTTCGCGTCGACGATCCGCCCCTCGGGGTCGAGCACGTCGATCATGTCCGGGAAGTTGTCGACCAGCGCCTCCAGGCGGGCGCCGGTCGCTTCGAGCTCCCGCTCGCGGCGCTCGGTCACGTCGCGGCCGATGGCGACGATGCCGTCGAACTCGCCGTCGATCTCCAGGCGGGCCAGCCGGTAGTCGACGATCGCCCGCCCGTGGCCGGGGAACCGCGCCTCGACCTCGCCGCCGACCGCCTCGCGCTCGCCCTCGACCAGCGCCCGGAACGGGTCGGCGTCGGCCCCGGCCCGGATCTCCTCGGCGAGCGCGCTCTTCGTCCCCTCCAGTTCCTCCGAGGTCGCCCCCATGAACTCCGCGAGGTGGTCGTTGACGACGGCGAAGCGGCCGTCGGCGTCGTAGATGCACGCGGAGTTCGGCATCGCGTTCACCATGCTCCGGTAGCGTTCGAGCGTCTGTTCGCGCTCGCGGCGCTCGGTCACGTCGGTGATGAACCCCTCGATGCGGTCGACGCCGCCACCGCCGCCGTCGGTAGTGATCGCCCGCCCGCGCTCCCACATCCACCGGGTCTCGCCGTCGGCGGTCCGGATCCGGTAGGTCACTTCGAAGGGGGCGCCCTCGCTCACCGCCGACTGGACCGACTCCCACATCTCCTCGCGGTCGTCCGGGTGGAGCACGTCCGTTCCCCAGTTCACGTCGCTCGACTCCAGCGTCGCGGCGGCGTAGCCGGTGATCTCGGCGCACTCGCCGGCGACGAACTCCATGGGCCACCCGGACTCGTTGCGACAGCGGTAGACGATCCCCGGGAGGTTGCTGATCAGCGTCTCCAGCCGGCGGTTGCGCTCCTCCAGCGCCCGCCGCGACCGGGCCGCCGAGACGGCGTTGTCGATCCGGTTGGCCAGCAGCGCGTACTGGTCGGCCCCGGTCCCCTTCTGGAGGTAGTCCGTCACCCCCGCCGAGACGGCGTCGCTCGCCACCTCCTCGCTCCCCTTGCCCGTGTAGAGGATAAAGGGGAGGTCGGGGCGGTCGGCGCGAACCCGTTCGAGGAACTCGATCCCGTTCGTCCCGGGCATGTCGTAGTCGCTGACGACGCAGTCGACCCGCTCGCCCGCGAGCCGTTCCAGCCCCTCGTCCGGGTTGGTCGCCGTCACCACCTCGAACCGGTCGTCCTCGCGTTCGAGCGCCGACGCGACCAGCGCCGACAGGTCCGGGTCGTCGTCGACGTGCAGGACGCGGATCGTCGTCGGTGTCGCGCTCATGGCTGGCCAGTCTACCCGTTGTTGGCGGACATCGACCATAAGCCTGTGACTTTCTTTCAGGTCGCTCGCCGGTCGATCACCCGTTGGCCTCGCTCGCTCCGTCGGCGGCGCCGTGAGCGCGCTCGACGGCCCCTCGGAGCCGCTCGCGCCCGGCGGCGCGGACGAGATGCGAGTCGCAGTCGCAGTCGGAGGCGCCGAACCCCGCGACGCGCTCGATGCCGTCCGCCCGGGCGAGCGTGCGACCGACCGCACACTCCACGTCGGCGTCGGCCGTCCGGACGACCGCCTCGACGGCGGCGTCGGGGTGGCCCAGCAGGTAGTCGATGTGCCAGTGGCGGGCGTCGCGCTCGCCGGCGGCCAGCTCGCGGTGGCGCTCGACGCGGGCGAACCCGCCCGGCCCGAACGCGCTCCCGGTGTAAGCGTAGGCGCCCGCCGCGAACGCGACCTCGCCCAGCGCCCCCACCTCGATCGTCGCCGGCGTCGCCAGTTCGACGAGCAGCGTGTACGTCCCCTCGGTCATCGCCGCCGGCTTGGGTCACCACCGGCAAGTGCCTGGCGGGTTCGGGCGAAGACACGGCTGCCGGGCCGACCTCGTCGCCGACTCATACGGATTAGTGCAAGACATTCCGGGATCGACCGCACGCGGTCGTGCGGTCGACCCGGTAAACGCTTGCACTAATCCATATCAGACCGCCGGACCGACCTCGTCGAGGGCGGCGTCGGCGAGCTTCGCCTCCGCCCTCCGGAGGTGTTCGCCGGCGGTCTGGGCCGAACAGCCCAGCACGGCGGCCACGTCGGCGTGTGTCGCCTCCCGCGGGTGCTCGTAGTAGCCCAGCTCCGTCGCGACGACCAGCGCCTCGCGCTGGCGGTCGCTCAGCGACCCGTCGGCGGACTCGCTCGCGGCCGGCGTCGAGGAGATCTCGTCGATCCGGACGTCGATATCGTCGCCCCGGCGCTCGAAGGCGGTCTGGAGCGGCCCGGGGTCGCCGACGATAGTCGCGTGGATCGCCCCCTCACGGAACACCACGGGCGTCCGAACGATCAGCCCGCCCGATTCGAGCGCGCCGGCGAGGCACCCGAAGATCGGGACCGCCGACCGTTCGACGCGGAGGAGGACGCGAGGGGCCGCGCCGTCGGCGTCGTCGCCGGCTCCACCGGCTCCCTGGCCGGTCGTCTCACAGCGCTCGACCCCGGAGGTGTCGAGGGCGGCGTCGACCAGGGGCGCGGGGTCACCGTCCACGGCGAGGAGGATCATCGCCTCGTCGGCGACGAGGTTCCAGTCGATCACGCGGGCGCGGTCGACGGCGGCCGCGTTCGCCAGCCGGTCGAACAGCGGCGGCGCCCGCGAGCCGTCAACGCTTGCGGTGACGCGGACGTGTTTCACGGTCGGACCGTCCGGCCAGGGGGTAATAAATCCCGGTTCTATACCGCCCGGAACGCCCTCCCGGGGGGCGCCACACTGACGGAGTACATGTCCGACGAGACATCGCGACCGACGCGGCGACCGGACCGAGACGACGGCAGCGACCGCCCGCTCGCCGTCGATACCGAGGGACTGGCGCTCACCTACGCCGACGGGACCGAGGCGGTCGAGGACGTGACGCTGTCGGTCCCTTCGGGGGAGTGTTTCGGCTTCCTCGGGGCCAACGGCGCGGGGAAGACGACGACGATCAAGGTGCTCTCGACGCTGCTCGAACCGACCACCGGGCGCGTCCGGGTCGTCGGCCGCGACGTGACGGCCGAGCGCGCGAACGTCCGAGCGTCGATCGGCTACATGGCCCAGGAGACCAGCGTCGACGAGGAGCTCACCGCCCGCGAGAACCTCGCGTTCGCCTGCGACGCCTACGGCGTCCCGACGGACGAGCGGACCGACCGCATCGCGGAGCTGCTGGACCTGGTCGACCTGGCCGACGTGGCCGACACGCCCGCCGGGAACTTCTCCGGCGGGATGAAAAAACGGCTGGACGCGGCGACGGCGCTGGTCCACGACCCCGAACTCGTCTTCCTCGACGAGCCGACGACCGGGCTGGACCCGACGGCCCGCGAGCGTCTGTGGGCGTACTTCCGGCGGATCAACGACCGGGGGACGACCGTCTTCCTCACCACGCAGTACCTCGAAGAGGCCGACCGGCTCTGCGACCGGGTCGCGGTCGTCCGGGACGGCCGCATCGTCGCCGACGACTCGCCCGAGCGGCTCAAGCGCCGCGTCGGCGGCGAGACGGTCGCGCTGGAGATCGATGGTGGCCCCGACGCCGTCGAGTCGGCCGCGGCGGTCGTCCGCGAGTCGGCAGCGCTCGACGCCGCTGCGACCGGCGACGCGGGGCGGCCGTCCGACGCCGGACCGACAGTCGAGACGACCGACGACGCCGTCCGCGTCACGGCACGGGACGCCAGCGACCTGGGGCCGGACCTGCTGCTCGCGCTCCGCGACGCCGGCGTCGCCGTGACGGGCTTCGCCGTCGCGGAGCCGACGCTGGACGACGTGTTCTTCGCCGTCGCCGACGAGTCGGTCGACGACCTCTCGGAGCGCGAGACGGGACGATTCGACCGCGATCGCGGGACGGGCCAGTCCGGCGACGACG
The window above is part of the Halosimplex rubrum genome. Proteins encoded here:
- a CDS encoding ABC transporter ATP-binding protein: MSDETSRPTRRPDRDDGSDRPLAVDTEGLALTYADGTEAVEDVTLSVPSGECFGFLGANGAGKTTTIKVLSTLLEPTTGRVRVVGRDVTAERANVRASIGYMAQETSVDEELTARENLAFACDAYGVPTDERTDRIAELLDLVDLADVADTPAGNFSGGMKKRLDAATALVHDPELVFLDEPTTGLDPTARERLWAYFRRINDRGTTVFLTTQYLEEADRLCDRVAVVRDGRIVADDSPERLKRRVGGETVALEIDGGPDAVESAAAVVRESAALDAAATGDAGRPSDAGPTVETTDDAVRVTARDASDLGPDLLLALRDAGVAVTGFAVAEPTLDDVFFAVADESVDDLSERETGRFDRDRGTGQSGDDGPEPTASTGVDA